ACTGCTCGATGCACAAGGTCGGCTGCCGGGGGTTCTGTGCCAGGGATGTCCTCGTTGACATAATCGCCGGCACTGATAAGACGACCTACGAATATATAAAGCCCGACATGGTTCCCCGGATTGTTGAGGAACATCTCGTTGGCGGCACCCCAGTAAAGGAGTGGGCCGTTAAGGACGCATACCATACGTTCCATGAAAAGCAGGTAAAGGTGGTACTCGCCGACTGTGGGGAGGTTGATCCCGAGGATATAGACTCCTATATTGCACGGGATGGTTATACGGCGGTTCGCAAGGTCCTTACCTCTATGGATCCGGAACAGGTGATCAACACCCTTGAGGCCTCGGGTTTGAGGGGAAGGGGCGGAGCCGGTTTCCCAACGGGTCTTAAGTGGGATTTTGCAAGAAAGGCCCCGGGAACGGAAAAGTACATCATCTGTAATGCCGATGAAGGAGACCCCGGCGCCTTCATGGACAGGTCGGTCATAGAGGGTAATCCCCATTCCGTTATTGAAGGGATGATCATCGCCGCCTATTCCATCGGGGCCTCAAAAGGATACGTATATATCAGGGCTGAGTATCCCCTTGCAGTTGAGCGTCTCAGAAAGGCCCTGTCAGATGCCCGTGGAAGGGGATTCATAGGGGAAGGGATACTGAAAACAGATTTCTCTTTTGATATAAAGATCAAGCTTGGCGCCGGTGCATTTGTTTGCGGAGAGGAGACCGCCCTGATAGCCTCTATTGAAGGCCAGAGGGGGATGCCCCGGGCAAAGCCCCCCTTTCCCGCGCGGAAGGGACTCTGGGGTAAACCGACAGTGATCAATAATGTGGAAACCCTCGCCAATATCTCCTGCATCATTCGTAACGGAGCGCTATGGTTTGCCCGTTTCGGTACAGACAAGAGCAAGGGCACCAAGGTCTTTGCCCTCACCGGGAAGGTAAACAACACCGGGCTCATCGAGGTCCCGATGGGCATATCCCTGAAAGAGATTATATACGATATAGGGGGGGGAATCGAAAACGGCAGGGTACTGAAGGCGGTCCAGACAGGGGGCCCCTCAGGAGGCTGTATCCCTGCGGACATGATCGATATCTCCGTTGATTATGAGTCACTTGCAAAGGTGGGCTCAATCGTGGGCTCAGGCGGCATGGTAGTGATGGATGAAATGGACTGCATGGTGAATATCGCAACGTACTTTCTCGAATTCACCCAGTCCGAGTCCTGCGGTAAGTGCGTTCCCTGCCGTATCGGAACCAAGAGGCTCCTGGAGATCCTCACAAGGATCACTGAAGGAAGGGGCAGGCCCGGAGATATCGAACTCCTTGAAACACTGAGTAGAGACGTAAAAACCGCCTCCCTCTGCGGTCTTGGACAGACCGCACCAAACCCCGTGCTGAGCACCATCAGGTATTTCAGGGAGGAGTATGAAGCACACATCCATGAGAAGCGTTGCCCGGCAGGTGTCTGTAAACATCTCCTCACTTACAGCATCCTTGAGGAGTTTTGTAAAGGCTGCACCATGTGTGCCCGGGTCTGTCCGGCAGGGGCCATACTGGGAGAAAAGAAACAGCCACACAGGATCGTTCAGGAAATCTGCATAAAGTGCGGCGCATGTTTCGAAACCTGTAAATTCAAGGCAATAAAGAAGGGGTAACCATACTGCTTCAGGCTACGGCTTTCGGACCGGGGGTTATTCTTCATTGACATGCACCGGCAACATGGAACGTCTAATCTGGAACGAGGAGGCATGATGACCGTTACGATTACCATAGATGGTAAATACCTTGAGGTGAAAGAGGGTTCAACAATCCTCCAGGCCGCAAGGGATAATGATCTCTACATTCCAACCCTCTGTGAAGATCCCAGACTTGAGCCCTATGGTGGTTGCCGTCTCTGTCTCGTGCAGATAACGGGTATGCCGAAGCCGGTCACTGCCTGCACCACCCCCGTTTCAGAAGGCATGGAGATTATTACCGGTAACGAACATATCGAGGGTATAAGAAAGACGATCGTCGAACTCCTTCTGAGTGACCACCCCAATGACTGCATGGTCTGCGATAAGGCCGGTGACTGCACCCTCCAGGAGCTTGCCTATTTCTACAATCTCAGAGAGAACCGCTTCCTGGGGGCACGGAGACGGTACCCGATGAGAGATGCAAACCCCTTTATTGAACGTGATATGGAAAAGTGTATCCTCTGCGGAAAGTGTGTCCGTGTCTGCAACGAGGTTCAGGGGGTTGGCGCCATAGAGATTGCCTACAGGGGATTTAACGCCAAGGTATGTCCTCCCTTTGAAAAGGACCTCAACTGCGAGTTCTGTGGACAGTGCGTGAGTGTATGCCCCACCGGGGCACTTATGGGGAAACTCTCCCTTGGAAAGGGAAGACAGAAGGATATAAAAAAGGTCGACACCATATGCCCCTACTGCGGATGTGGCTGTAACCTCACTCTCCATGTTGCCAGAAACAAGGTCATCAGGGTTTCTTCTCCTGATGAAGGCCTGAACGAGGGGTGGTTATGCGTTAAGGGCAGGTTTGCTTTTAACTTCATCGACAGCCCGGACAGGCTGAAAAAGCCGCTTGTTAAACGCAATGGGAACTTCGAGGAGGTCACCTGGAATGAGGCACTCGATTACACAGCTGAACGACTTTGGAACATAAAGGTTAAGCACGGCTCCGACGCTATTGCCGGCCTGAGTTCCGCCCGCTGCACCAATGAGGAAAACTATCTGTTTCAGAAGTTGATGAGGGCGGTGGTGGGGACCAATAATGTTGACCACTGCGCCCGCTACTGACACAGCGCAACCGTGGCCGGTCTGGCCACTGTCTTTGGTTCCGGTGCCATGACCAACTCCATCCCCGAGATAGAGAATTCTGATCTTATATTCGTTATCGGATCCAATACCAAGGAAAACCATCCTATCATCGCCCAGAAGATGATCAAGGCATATAGAAAGGGTGCAAGGTTGATTATAGCAGACCCCAGGAGGGTCCCCCTTGTAAGGTTCGCCCACATATGGATGCAGCACAGACCGGGAACCGACGTTGCACTCCTTAACAGCATGATGCATGTAATAGTGAAGGAAGACCTCGTTGACAGGAATTTCATTGTATTCAAGACCGAGGGCTTCGAGAAGGAATTTATCGAAACGATCGAGGAATACACCCCGGAGGTCGGCGAAAAAATCACGGGCATTCCCAAAGGGAAGATAATCGAGTCTGCCCGCCTTTATGCAACTGCACCAAGGGCGGCAATCTATTATACCATGGGAATAACCCAGCACAGTCACGGGACAGACAACGTCTTCTGTATAGCAAACCTTGCCATGATGACGGGAAACCTCGGCAGGGAGAGCGCCGGGGTGAACCCCCTGCGGGGTCAGAACAACGTACAGGGCGCAACGGATATGGGCTGCAGCCCCAACCTGTATCCCGGATACCAGAAGGTTGGCATTGCCTCCATCAGAGAACGTTTCGAGGCACTCTGGAAGACATCCCTCTCAGAGAAAGAGGGTCTGGCGGCAACAGAAATGCTCTTTGCTGCAGAGGCAGGAAAGCTCAGGGCCATGTACATCATGGGTGAAAACCCCGTCCTGAGTGACCCTGAAATGAATCACACGGTCAGGGCATTGAAGGGCATTGAATTCCTCGTCGTACAGGATATCTTCATGACAGAGACGGCAGCACTTGCAGATGTGGTGCTTCCCGCCGCCTCTTTTGCCGAAAAGGACGGGACCTTCACCAACACGGAGAGGCGGGTCCAGCGGGTAAGAAGGGCTATAGCCCCTCCCGGTGATGCCCGTGAGGACTCATGGATAATCCGGGAACTCGGCAGGAGAATGGGTTACGAGATGAAGTACCTTGACGTGGAGGAGATATTCAAGGAAATCGGGACGGCCTGGCCCGCAATGGCCGGGATCTCCTATCCAAGAATCGACAGTAGCGGTCTTCAGTGGCCATGTCCGACAAAGGACCATCCCGGCACACAGTACCTCTTCAAGGGAGGCTTCCCCCGGGGAAGGGGCCGTTTTACCGTGGTTAAACACAGGCCACCCGCCGAGGAGCCTGATGAAGCGTTTCCCCTTGTACTAACAACCGGCCGGCAGCTGTTTCAATACCATACCGGGACAATGACACGCCGTGTAGCTGCTATTAATACAGTCTCACCGGGCCCCTATGTCGAAATAAACAGGTACGATGCAGAGGAACTCTCCTTAGAGGATGGAACAACCGTTGAGGTTACCTCAAGGAGGGGTTCAATTAAACTCAGGGCGCTTGTCTCGGAACGCACGGATAAGGGCGTCGTTTTTATACCCTTCCATTTCCGGGAGGCCGCTGCAAATGTTCTCACTGACTGCCATACCCTCGATCCACTCTGTAAAATACCGGAACTGAAGGTCTGTGCCGTAAAAATCACGCGGGCCTGAGGGCGTTGAAATAAATAATCATACATTATAGACTTATAATATTCCTTTATGTTATCTTATATTGTTGTCGATACAGAGGGACAACAACCCCTCTGAAAGAATAGGGTGCAAATTCATTAAATCGGGCTTAACAAAAGCTGTTAGCCTTGTACTATAAAACAACAACACAACCGGAGGCCGCAATGGTAAATTTATCCGACCTGAAAAGACAGATTCTGTTAAAGGCCCTCACCGATGAGGAATTGAAGATAATAGCTGAGAGGATAAAACCCGTCAAATACCCCCTGGGTAAACTGATCTTTATGGAAGGAGAAACAACAAAGGGGATATACCTTATCAAGACAGGAAAGATTGAGATATCAAAAAACACCCCGGACGGCTGGAAACAGACACTTGCGGTATTGAATGACGATCACTTCTTTGGAGAACTGTCAGTGATTGAGGATAAAAAGGAGCACGGTGCAATTGCAACGGCTATAGAAAACACCGACCTCTATTTAATCCCGACAGATGATTTAAGGTCACTGGAACAGGACCACCCGAAGATCATGTACAAGATCATGAAGACCATCGCCCAGGTAGCAAGCAGGAATGTCCACACAATGAATGAGAAGCTTGTAAAGTTGCTGATAAGTTATTAGCAATCCGGTCAAGAGAACTACAGTGATACCAATCGCAGCACTTCCAAATAATATCAAAAAGGGAGGACATTTATGAGAAAGGGAGGACTTTATGCCACTTGATCCAACCAAACATGCAGACTGGGAAATTGCCGAGGCTGCAGAGAAGAACATGAAAACCGTCTATCAACTGGCCGAAGAGATGGAACTTGAGAAGGACGAACTCCTTCCCCACGGTCACTACGTTGCAAAGATCGACTACAAGAGCATCCTTAACAGGCTCAAGGACAGACCGGATGGAAAGTACATCGATGTAACAGCTATCACACCTACACCGCTTGGAGAAGGAAAATCCACCACCACCATAGGTCTCCTCCAGGGGATGGGTAGAAGAGGGAAGAAGGTAACAGCAGCTATCAGGCAGCCCTCAGGCGGACCGACTATGAACATCAAGGGCTCGGCAGCCGGAGGCGGGCTCTCTCAGTGCATCCCCCTTACCCCGTTCTCTCTCGGATTGACCGGCGACATCAACGCAATCATGAACGCCCATAACCTCGCTCTTGTTGCCCTGACCTCGAGGATGCAGCACGAGTTCAATTATAATGACGAGAAGCTTGCGAAGAGAAACCTTAAACGGTTAAACATTGACCCAAGAAACGTCCATATGGGCTGGATTATCGACTTCTGTGCCCAGGCCCTGAGAAAGATTATTATCGGCATCGGCGGCAAGATGGACGGTTTCATGATGGACTCAAGGTTTGACATAGCCGTTTCTTCGGAAATAATGGCGATCCTTGCCGTTGCCACCGACCTGAAAGACTTCCGTGAGCGGATGGGCAGGATTGTTGTTGCCGATGACAAACAGGGTAACCCCATAACAACAGCCGACCTTGAGGTTGACGGCGCAATGACCGCCTGGATGGTTGAGGCACTCAACCCCAACCTTATGCAGTCCATTGAAGGACAGCCCGTCCTTGTCCATGCCGGCCCCTTTGCAAACATAGCGATCGGCCAGTCCTCGATCATCGCCGACAGAGTGGCTCTTAAGCTTGGTGACTATCACATAACAGAAAGCGGCTTCGGTGCCGACATCGGCTTTGAAAAATTCTGGAACCTCAAGTGCCGCTTTTCAGGACTGAAACCCCACGCAGCCGTCATCGTTGCAACCATAAGGGCACTGAAGTGCCATGGAGGGGCACCCATTCCTGTTCCTGGAAGACCCATTCCCGAGGAGTACAACAGTGAAAATGTAGGGTGGGTGGAGAAGGGATGCGCAAACCTCATCCACCATATAAAAACAGTGAAGAGGGCAGGCATAAATCCCGTTGTCTGTATCAATGCCTTCTATTCAGATACCAAGAACGAGATTCAGGCGGTCAGGAGGGCGGTCGAGGAAGCCGGTGCGAGGGTCGCCGTAAGTGAACACTGGCTGAAAGGCGGTGAAGGCGCTCTGGAACTCGCCGATGCAGTAATAGACGCCTGTAATGAAGAGAACGGATTCAAATATCTCTACTCCATTGATACCCCCTTAAGAAACAGGATAGAGCAGATTGCCGAACACGTCTACGGCGCTGACGGCGTTGAATACTCACCTGAGGCACTTTCAAAAATAAAGGCCGTGGAGGCAGATCCTGAACTCAGCAAACTGGGGACCTGTATGGTCAAGACTCACCTGAGTCTATCAGACGATCCTAGCAAGAAGGGTGTTCCACAAGGTTGGAAACTCTTTGTGACGAAACTCCTTGTCTATCAGGGTGCAGGATTTGTCGTACCCGTCGCCGGTGCTGTCAAGCTCATGCCCGGCACCTCTTCAGATCCGGCCTACAGAAGGGTGGACGTGGATACTGAAACGGGAAAGGTAAAGGGCCTGTTCTAACAAAAATAAGGGGGTGGGATCTCCCACCCCCTCCTCTGAAAATAACCGTCCCCTTTTAAACGCCTGTTGAAATAAAAGAGATAATACCTCGCAGTCTCCGGCCGTACCGATTCTTCCGCTCCTGATAAGTTTTTTTGGCACAATTGTTGCTTAATCTATAAACTTAAAAATTTATTGACAATACCATATATTATTTAATAAACTCTACAGTGGATAGACACCGGTTTTACTGGTGACAAAAAAGGCCCGCAAAGGGTCGAAAGGGAGGTGTGTATGAAAAGAATTGCCGTTTTCTTTTTTATGCTCATGTTCATGCTCCCCATCACTGCACGCGCAGTAACGCAGGAAGACCTGCAGCAGAAGATGCAGGACCTGACGAGACAGCTCGATGACCTCAAGAAACAGATGGACAGCATTCAGACACAGCAGAAGATGACGGAATCAAGAGTCGAGGCGGCTGAGGAAACAACAAAGGTTGTATCGGATAAGTTTTCCTGGCTGACAATCGGGGGTGATTACAGGTTCAGGTACGACTACCTGAAGGGTGAAGTCCAACCTCATTTCAACTTCTCCGTATTTGAAAACGTCCTTTATGATTACTTCCAGAGCCAGGCCCTTCTCGGCAACGCCATGCCTATGTCACTGCCGAACGGACTCAATACAATCGGCGTACCCGTGGATCCTTCAACCATGATGAATCTCCAGTCCCAGGCTGCATTTGCCAATGGATACAAGGTGAAGAACACGTCACTCTTTCTGAACCGCTTCAGGCTGAACCTGAAGGCGCAAGTTACTGAAAACATTGCCGTAAAGGCAAGGCTTGCCATGTACAAGATCTGGGGTCACCAGACATCGGGTCCGATCACCGGCAAGGGTTATTTTGCCGACAGGATCACCCCGGACGGTGCACCCTTTGACGGACAGGTCGGAGATATCCCCCTGAACAACACCCTCTATGTTGACTATGCATATGCTACCTGGAGCAATATCTTTGATCTTCCTGTCTGGTTCTCAATCGGCAGGAGACCGTCAACACATGGTGTGCCCGGAAACTACAGGCAGAATGAGAAAAAGCCGGGCACGGGCGGCGTGCCGAGCTTTCTCATCGACTATGCATTTGACGGTTTAACGGTCGGGATTGCTCCGGACATCGAATTCCTGCCCGGATTTTACGCAAAACTCTGCTATGGTAAGGGTTTTGACAGTGGATACTCCACGGATATACCCGGAGACAACAATCCTAAGGACGTAAACTTTCTCGGCCTCAATATCGTCCCCATAGATACCGACAACTTCCTTGTTGAACTTCAGTGGAACCGGGCCTTCGATATCTTTGATACCTTCCCGGATTCAGGAGTGAAGGCTAACCTCGGAAATATCGACCAGTTCGGCGCACTCCTTGCCTACAAATTTGCTAACCTCGGCATGGGAGACCTCAATCTATTCGGTGCTGCAGCTCTCTCCAAGACCCATCCCTCGAATGAAACTCTCAATATGGATATACTCCAGCCCGTTGATACCAATAACGACATGATACCCGACACAATCGTAATGATCCCCAATGCACCACTTGCAGGG
The window above is part of the bacterium BMS3Abin08 genome. Proteins encoded here:
- the hndC_1 gene encoding NADP-reducing hydrogenase subunit HndC: MERENITIKVCMGTGGLAAGGEAVMTAFEENLKSAQLDASVSRHCSMHKVGCRGFCARDVLVDIIAGTDKTTYEYIKPDMVPRIVEEHLVGGTPVKEWAVKDAYHTFHEKQVKVVLADCGEVDPEDIDSYIARDGYTAVRKVLTSMDPEQVINTLEASGLRGRGGAGFPTGLKWDFARKAPGTEKYIICNADEGDPGAFMDRSVIEGNPHSVIEGMIIAAYSIGASKGYVYIRAEYPLAVERLRKALSDARGRGFIGEGILKTDFSFDIKIKLGAGAFVCGEETALIASIEGQRGMPRAKPPFPARKGLWGKPTVINNVETLANISCIIRNGALWFARFGTDKSKGTKVFALTGKVNNTGLIEVPMGISLKEIIYDIGGGIENGRVLKAVQTGGPSGGCIPADMIDISVDYESLAKVGSIVGSGGMVVMDEMDCMVNIATYFLEFTQSESCGKCVPCRIGTKRLLEILTRITEGRGRPGDIELLETLSRDVKTASLCGLGQTAPNPVLSTIRYFREEYEAHIHEKRCPAGVCKHLLTYSILEEFCKGCTMCARVCPAGAILGEKKQPHRIVQEICIKCGACFETCKFKAIKKG
- the fhs gene encoding formate--tetrahydrofolate ligase; the protein is MPLDPTKHADWEIAEAAEKNMKTVYQLAEEMELEKDELLPHGHYVAKIDYKSILNRLKDRPDGKYIDVTAITPTPLGEGKSTTTIGLLQGMGRRGKKVTAAIRQPSGGPTMNIKGSAAGGGLSQCIPLTPFSLGLTGDINAIMNAHNLALVALTSRMQHEFNYNDEKLAKRNLKRLNIDPRNVHMGWIIDFCAQALRKIIIGIGGKMDGFMMDSRFDIAVSSEIMAILAVATDLKDFRERMGRIVVADDKQGNPITTADLEVDGAMTAWMVEALNPNLMQSIEGQPVLVHAGPFANIAIGQSSIIADRVALKLGDYHITESGFGADIGFEKFWNLKCRFSGLKPHAAVIVATIRALKCHGGAPIPVPGRPIPEEYNSENVGWVEKGCANLIHHIKTVKRAGINPVVCINAFYSDTKNEIQAVRRAVEEAGARVAVSEHWLKGGEGALELADAVIDACNEENGFKYLYSIDTPLRNRIEQIAEHVYGADGVEYSPEALSKIKAVEADPELSKLGTCMVKTHLSLSDDPSKKGVPQGWKLFVTKLLVYQGAGFVVPVAGAVKLMPGTSSDPAYRRVDVDTETGKVKGLF
- the crp_2 gene encoding cAMP receptor protein, translated to MVNLSDLKRQILLKALTDEELKIIAERIKPVKYPLGKLIFMEGETTKGIYLIKTGKIEISKNTPDGWKQTLAVLNDDHFFGELSVIEDKKEHGAIATAIENTDLYLIPTDDLRSLEQDHPKIMYKIMKTIAQVASRNVHTMNEKLVKLLISY
- a CDS encoding putative formate dehydrogenase, producing the protein MTVTITIDGKYLEVKEGSTILQAARDNDLYIPTLCEDPRLEPYGGCRLCLVQITGMPKPVTACTTPVSEGMEIITGNEHIEGIRKTIVELLLSDHPNDCMVCDKAGDCTLQELAYFYNLRENRFLGARRRYPMRDANPFIERDMEKCILCGKCVRVCNEVQGVGAIEIAYRGFNAKVCPPFEKDLNCEFCGQCVSVCPTGALMGKLSLGKGRQKDIKKVDTICPYCGCGCNLTLHVARNKVIRVSSPDEGLNEGWLCVKGRFAFNFIDSPDRLKKPLVKRNGNFEEVTWNEALDYTAERLWNIKVKHGSDAIAGLSSARCTNEENYLFQKLMRAVVGTNNVDHCARY
- the fdhF_1 gene encoding formate dehydrogenase H: MAGLATVFGSGAMTNSIPEIENSDLIFVIGSNTKENHPIIAQKMIKAYRKGARLIIADPRRVPLVRFAHIWMQHRPGTDVALLNSMMHVIVKEDLVDRNFIVFKTEGFEKEFIETIEEYTPEVGEKITGIPKGKIIESARLYATAPRAAIYYTMGITQHSHGTDNVFCIANLAMMTGNLGRESAGVNPLRGQNNVQGATDMGCSPNLYPGYQKVGIASIRERFEALWKTSLSEKEGLAATEMLFAAEAGKLRAMYIMGENPVLSDPEMNHTVRALKGIEFLVVQDIFMTETAALADVVLPAASFAEKDGTFTNTERRVQRVRRAIAPPGDAREDSWIIRELGRRMGYEMKYLDVEEIFKEIGTAWPAMAGISYPRIDSSGLQWPCPTKDHPGTQYLFKGGFPRGRGRFTVVKHRPPAEEPDEAFPLVLTTGRQLFQYHTGTMTRRVAAINTVSPGPYVEINRYDAEELSLEDGTTVEVTSRRGSIKLRALVSERTDKGVVFIPFHFREAAANVLTDCHTLDPLCKIPELKVCAVKITRA